TCACGTACCAgtattcatcatcaacatcatcatcatcttcccaACCCATACATCAAATATTCCGCTGAAACTAGTTGGGAAAGGAGTATGTGTTCGAAGACGACCTTTGTACACATGTGGAAACGGATAATTACCAACGAGCGATAATAGCAGGGTtcagataaaattatttttagtaatttgcctcattttatttttgatggAATGTTAAGGAGAAACGTGAAGATATTTGGGAGTTGATATCATCAGGGGACCTTCTTCGGAATGTCTTGTTTTCAATAAGGGAGACGAGGTATCAACATCGTTGGATCAAATGTATAAAATTATCGAGGGCTGAGGGTCGTCATCGGTATACGGCCTCATAATTTTTCATTGCAGTAAAGCAATCCGATTTCCACATGGGACCTATTAGCATTGTATCAAGCTCACCTTCCTCAGTATCTACATACATCTAAGCGATCTATAGATACCTTTTATACACCTGAGCAGTGAACAGGCGGTACGCTCAACATTGCTCTGCACCACTCAAAGGTGGGAAATGTTGGTATGAAGAAGTGTGAATCAAAAGGTACCTATAGTGATCGTggacaatatttttttagtaaaaagcAGCTGTCTGTCTTGTCTTCAGTGTTATCGCGGAGATATTGAAAGACGGCGGTTTCGCACTGTATACCCGCGCGTTCCAGTGATCGTGGCTCAATTAGATCTCCGCGTATCAGCTCAAACTTCGCAAGTGAAGTGAGAAAGGTGCTTGTTTTCGTGGAGTGATTGCAGTGAAGATCGGCATGTTCCAAACCCGTGTGCATCGCGGTTAGATCGATGTATCTGCGAGCATATCGACTGGTCTAGCTGGATAGATCTCATCAGGAGTACACTGCAAGCAACTTGACTGACTCTATGAAAAGTCGGTTTTTCAAATCCAGAAAAACGTGATTCGAGCGTTGATCTTCACTTCACTTACCATTTAGATGGAAAGGAAAACATGTGTGTGTATATTGCAGTTACTGTGCTACGACTCATGTGAAGCTTCTTTCCAAGCTACTTTTCCCTAATACTGGCTAATGTGAAGACTCCATGATCGAAAACAGAGCTACGACGGTAGACGGTAAAATCGGGTAAATCAAGTTCTTCTCCATTGGTTAGACTGTCTTACTCGAAGACGATCCTCTTGTATGCACTCGCATGCAGGCAAGTACAAATGATCGAGACAGTACGTGACACAGTTGAACCAAAAAGCATGTCTGCTTGCTGTAGTTGCAGCGAACATAACTAGGTGCACTCATGAAGATCTACTGCTGGCATCGTTGCGGACATGCATACACTGTATTGAAGATCGCGACATGATTGTGCCAAATATGCGACAAGTTAATCACGATCGTTAGATAGTCCATTTACGTATGCAAATCAGACCAAGTACTTTCTTTGCAGCCAATCGGTACCTCTAGCGGTTGACGCCTCTGACAATTAAACGGGCAATAGTGCTATGCATCAGACTTTCTGAAGGAGGGAAGTAAAATTACAAAAGTCCCGTCTCAATGATAGTGTAATAAATTTACCTAATGTTTAATTAATTTAGTGTAAAAGTCAGTGTTATCTCACGCAAAATGGAAATAACCTTAAACTCCACGCTACCAGCGAGAATGGTCTCGACTACTCCACTGAATGGCTGTAATGAAGATCATCAAGTTGCCTGTGTGCCTACTATTCTACTGCATGACTCGTCGAAGAAAGGTAATAAGAAAAGTGAAGAAACGGTTCATATCCCCACTAAAATGGTGTTAGCAAACGCAGTAGTATCTGATTCGGAGCAACAACAACACTATCAGCCGCAGCAGCAGCAACcagtgatcttcacaaccagtgGAGGAAAATCATGTTCATCACGGATACACGTCAATCGTACAGAGTGCACAAGTGCAGTGACCGAATCAGTCTCTTCTTCGGAGAAAGACTTTCACGTTGTTAAGATACAAATTTcgccaaatttcaaaaatactaGTAGCAATAGTAACAGCAGTAACGCCAGTAGCATCGGGATCAACAATAATACAATCGAAATTCAGAGCCTAAATATCTCAAACGCGAGTGGTGACCATCAAGATTTCAGTGAAATAACAGAGCAAAAAGATAAGCTTGAAAATACTCAAGTTTTAAGCAATGATGAACGATCTTCGACGGTTGTGATTGGAGGTGATCTTTACACGAATCCAGCGAGTGTAAAAGATTCGAATTCGTTTGAAAAAAGTGATCTTACCAGTGACCTTTCGATAGTGCAGCAACCACTGAAATCCCCAAAAGTGTCGATTGTATCGTTTATTTCGGATgaccaacaaaacaaatatttgaatGAGGATCGTGTTGACGAAGATCAGTGCAAATTATCTGTAAAAAGTGTTAGTCATAAGAGGAATATTTCACAAACATTTTTGAACAAAAGTAATGACGAAATATCGCTGCTGAAACAAGACCCTGAGTTATCGCCGAAGTCAACCACTCTGTTAACCCTGCCTTCAAATCCGCTTGCTGTGGACCAGGATATCCGAGAAAATCTTACTGGAATAACCACAAAAATATCATCTGAAAAAGAGGATTCACCGGTACTTTCGACGTCGTTCTCCGATTTATCTGTTCTTGAGGAAGATATTAAGCAAGATAAAAAAGAAGCTACATTGCTAACCTCATCCAGATCAACAGAACAATCACCTTCGGCAGTTGCacccgaagaagaagaaacttccATTGAAGTACTAAACACTCACGTAATTGTGGATACATCAGGTATACAAACAGCGACCATTACATCGAATGAAATGGTACAAAAACCTAGCGGTGATCTTGAAGTCAGTAACCCGACCTATTTGTACTACATGATGACTAGTGGACAATGTTCGCCAAGTGACACCTTGGATAGTGGAACATGTAGCGATATGGAAAATGGTGGTAGCAATAGTAACAGTACATC
The DNA window shown above is from Hermetia illucens chromosome 5, iHerIll2.2.curated.20191125, whole genome shotgun sequence and carries:
- the LOC119657425 gene encoding uncharacterized protein LOC119657425; protein product: MEITLNSTLPARMVSTTPLNGCNEDHQVACVPTILLHDSSKKGNKKSEETVHIPTKMVLANAVVSDSEQQQHYQPQQQQPVIFTTSGGKSCSSRIHVNRTECTSAVTESVSSSEKDFHVVKIQISPNFKNTSSNSNSSNASSIGINNNTIEIQSLNISNASGDHQDFSEITEQKDKLENTQVLSNDERSSTVVIGGDLYTNPASVKDSNSFEKSDLTSDLSIVQQPLKSPKVSIVSFISDDQQNKYLNEDRVDEDQCKLSVKSVSHKRNISQTFLNKSNDEISLLKQDPELSPKSTTLLTLPSNPLAVDQDIRENLTGITTKISSEKEDSPVLSTSFSDLSVLEEDIKQDKKEATLLTSSRSTEQSPSAVAPEEEETSIEVLNTHVIVDTSGIQTATITSNEMVQKPSGDLEVSNPTYLYYMMTSGQCSPSDTLDSGTCSDMENGGSNSNSTSESVTPPPLPKKMGPKLKMLHLKTGSIISEDHSSDEQGDQADQKSNGHTRTGSFTDSEESECSLSCDSLNSSEFARSISIPSPPHPPMIPTQDAIVAAISLLPDCLLRDIRDRKFTSKLETTPEILSDDFSKGLKIDEDQIRERNTTCVLITQDTTDNIAAPTCKFETDKFYKFHINEMDVTDDLVENKPKIFKDDETFAGYKDIHSGTSTIRSSKGTVRGVKNRVRNGIATFLQMQQTNVKNYKEKDSGKVVLYTTSMGIIRETYAKCANVKQILRTLLIKFEERDVFMSCEYQQEIKDRMQTDEIQVPQLFVEGQHIGDAATVERLNESGELRQMLKPYKSMSSSYTCQFCGGYRLLPCPSCNGSKKSVHRNHFTTEFVALKCMNCDEVGLVKCHNC